One genomic region from Strix uralensis isolate ZFMK-TIS-50842 chromosome 19, bStrUra1, whole genome shotgun sequence encodes:
- the MFSD11 gene encoding UNC93-like protein MFSD11 isoform X2: MSPESKKLFNIIILGISFMFIFTAFQTCGNIAQTVITNLNNTDFHGSGYTSMSIIYGVFSALNLVSPSVVAIVGPQLSMVVSGIFYSLYIAVFIQPATWAFYTASVFIGIAAAVLWTAQGNCLTVNSNENTIGRNSGVFWALLQSSLFFGNLYIYFAWQGKTHISESDRRTVFIALTVISLVGTVLFFLIRKQEDTKTPGEEDSANEILGDSSSAQNKMTRAVAAFKKSIKLSFTKEILLLSVTTAYTGLVLTFFSGVYGTCIGAVNRFGSEEKSLIGLSGIFTGVGEILGGGLFGLLSKNNRFGRNPVVMLGIIVHFIAFYLIFFNMPNDAPIAPMEGTDDVAYMIPRNSEEMGSETALTWVNVGTRSASSARFPCVSSGAA; the protein is encoded by the exons ATGTCTCCTGAATCAAAAAAACTTTTCAACATAATTATTTTGGGAATCTCATTTATGTTTATATTCACTGCTTTCCAAACATGTGGAAATATTGCG CAAACTGTTATCACAAATTTAAACAACACCGATTTTCATGGCAGTGGCTACACGAG CATGTCCATTATTTATGGAGTATTCTCTGCATTGAATCTTGTATCACCTTCAGTAGTTGCAATAGTAGGACCTCAACTCTCCATGGTTGTTAGTGGCATATTTTATAG CCTGTACATTGCAGTTTTTATCCAACCTGCTACGTGGGCTTTTTATACTGCTTCTGTTTTTATTGGCATTGCAGCTGCTG TACTCTGGACAGCACAGGGAAATTGCTTGACTGTAAATTCTAATGAAAACACCATTGGAAGGAACAGTGGAGTATTTTGGGCGCTCTTACAGTCCAG CTTGTTTTTTGGAAACCTATATATATACTTCGCTTGGCAAGGAAAAACTCACATATCAG AGAGTGATCGCAGAACTGTCTTCATTGCTCTGACTGTTATCAGTCTTGTGGGCACAGTTCTGTTCTTTCTGATTAGGAAACAAGAGGACACAAAAACTCCAGGGGAGGAAGATTCTGCTAATGAAATCCTGGGGGACAGCTC GTCTGCACAAAACAAAATGACGAGAGCAGTGGCTGCCTTCA AGAAATCTATAAAGCTGAGCTTCACCAAAGAGATTCTGCTTCTCAGTGTTACAACCGCCTACACGG GTTTGGTATTAACATTCTTTTCTGGAGTATATGGAACATGTATTGGTGCTGTGAATAGGTTTGGCAGTGAAGAGAAAAGTCTTATTGGTCTCTCTGGTATTTTTACTGGTGTTGGAGAAATTTTAG GTGGAGGTCTCTTCGGTTTACTGAGCAAGAATAATCGTTTTGGCAGGAACCCTGTTGTGATGCTAGGCATTATTGTCCATTTTATagccttttatttaatttttttcaacatgCCAAATGATGCCCCTATTGCTCCTATGGAAGGAACAGATGATGTTGCTTATATGATTCCAAG
- the MFSD11 gene encoding UNC93-like protein MFSD11 isoform X1, protein MSPESKKLFNIIILGISFMFIFTAFQTCGNIAQTVITNLNNTDFHGSGYTSMSIIYGVFSALNLVSPSVVAIVGPQLSMVVSGIFYSLYIAVFIQPATWAFYTASVFIGIAAAVLWTAQGNCLTVNSNENTIGRNSGVFWALLQSSLFFGNLYIYFAWQGKTHISESDRRTVFIALTVISLVGTVLFFLIRKQEDTKTPGEEDSANEILGDSSSAQNKMTRAVAAFKKSIKLSFTKEILLLSVTTAYTGLVLTFFSGVYGTCIGAVNRFGSEEKSLIGLSGIFTGVGEILGGGLFGLLSKNNRFGRNPVVMLGIIVHFIAFYLIFFNMPNDAPIAPMEGTDDVAYMIPSKEVAIFCSFLLGLGDSCFNTQLLSILGFLYSEDSAPAFAIFKFVQSICAAVAYFYSNYFLLQWQLLIMVVVGFFGTITFFTVEWEAAAALVARGSDYSSI, encoded by the exons ATGTCTCCTGAATCAAAAAAACTTTTCAACATAATTATTTTGGGAATCTCATTTATGTTTATATTCACTGCTTTCCAAACATGTGGAAATATTGCG CAAACTGTTATCACAAATTTAAACAACACCGATTTTCATGGCAGTGGCTACACGAG CATGTCCATTATTTATGGAGTATTCTCTGCATTGAATCTTGTATCACCTTCAGTAGTTGCAATAGTAGGACCTCAACTCTCCATGGTTGTTAGTGGCATATTTTATAG CCTGTACATTGCAGTTTTTATCCAACCTGCTACGTGGGCTTTTTATACTGCTTCTGTTTTTATTGGCATTGCAGCTGCTG TACTCTGGACAGCACAGGGAAATTGCTTGACTGTAAATTCTAATGAAAACACCATTGGAAGGAACAGTGGAGTATTTTGGGCGCTCTTACAGTCCAG CTTGTTTTTTGGAAACCTATATATATACTTCGCTTGGCAAGGAAAAACTCACATATCAG AGAGTGATCGCAGAACTGTCTTCATTGCTCTGACTGTTATCAGTCTTGTGGGCACAGTTCTGTTCTTTCTGATTAGGAAACAAGAGGACACAAAAACTCCAGGGGAGGAAGATTCTGCTAATGAAATCCTGGGGGACAGCTC GTCTGCACAAAACAAAATGACGAGAGCAGTGGCTGCCTTCA AGAAATCTATAAAGCTGAGCTTCACCAAAGAGATTCTGCTTCTCAGTGTTACAACCGCCTACACGG GTTTGGTATTAACATTCTTTTCTGGAGTATATGGAACATGTATTGGTGCTGTGAATAGGTTTGGCAGTGAAGAGAAAAGTCTTATTGGTCTCTCTGGTATTTTTACTGGTGTTGGAGAAATTTTAG GTGGAGGTCTCTTCGGTTTACTGAGCAAGAATAATCGTTTTGGCAGGAACCCTGTTGTGATGCTAGGCATTATTGTCCATTTTATagccttttatttaatttttttcaacatgCCAAATGATGCCCCTATTGCTCCTATGGAAGGAACAGATGATGTTGCTTATATGATTCCAAG caaaGAGGTGGCCATATTCTGCAGCTTTCTGTTGGGCCTGGGGGACAGCTGCTTTAACACCCAGCTCCTCAGTATTTTAGGATTCCTGTATTCAGAAGACAGTGCTCCTGCCTTTGCCATTTTTAAGTTTGTTCAG TCCATCTGTGCTGCAGTTGCATATTTCTACAGCAACTACTTCCTTCTGCAGTGGCAGCTCCTGATCATGGTGGTTGTGGGCTTCTTTGGAACAATTACCTTCTTTACAGTGGagtgggaagcagcagcagctcttgttGCCCGTGGCTCGGACTACAGCAGCATTTGA
- the SRSF2 gene encoding serine/arginine-rich splicing factor 2 has product MSYGRPPPDVEGMTSLKVDNLTYRTSPDTLRRVFEKYGRVGDVYIPRDRYTKESRGFAFVRFHDKRDAEDAMDAMDGAVLDGRELRVQMARYGRPPDSHHSRRGPPPRRYGSSGYGRRSRSPRRRRRSRSRSRSRSRSRSRSRYSRSKSRSRTRSRSRSTSKSRSARRSKSKSSSVSRSRSRSRSRSRSRSPPPASKRESNSRSRSKSPPKSPEEEGAVSS; this is encoded by the exons ATGAGCTACGGGCGCCCTCCGCCGGACGTGGAGGGCATGACTTCCCTCAAGGTGGACAACCTGACCTACCGTACGTCCCCGGACACGCTCCGGAGGGTCTTCGAGAAGTATGGCCGCGTAGGCGATGTCTACATCCCCCGGGACCGCTACACCAAGGAGAGCCGCGGCTTCGCCTTCGTCCGTTTCCACGACAAACGTGATGCCGAGGACGCGATGGACGCCATGGACGGGGCTGTGCTGGATGGCCGCGAGCTCCGCGTGCAGATGGCCCGTTACGGCCGCCCACCCGACTCGCACCACAGCCGCCgcggcccgccgccgcgccgctaCGGGAGCAGTGGCTACGGCCGCCGCAGCCGCAG CCCTAGAAGGCGCCGTCGCAGCCGATCTAGAAGCAGGAGCCGCTCTAGATCCCGCAGTCGGTCCCGCTACAGTAGATCCAAATCTCGGTCACGCACACGCTCTCGGTCTCGCTCCACCTCGAAGTCCAGATCTGCCAGGAGATCCAAGTCAAAGTCCTCGTCTGTCTCCAGATCCCGGTCCAGGTCAAGATCCCGGTCCAGATCTAGAAGCCCTCCCCCTGCCTCAAAGAGGGAATCCAACTCTAGATCCAGGTCTAAGAGCCCTCCCAAGTCTCCGGAAGAAGAAGGAGCTGTATCCTCCTAG